In Halopseudomonas nanhaiensis, a single window of DNA contains:
- a CDS encoding AMP-binding protein, with amino-acid sequence MAEKARPTVSSALEAFYQRERAHPEKVYLVQPLADGSAVSYTWAAVGDQARRMSAYLRSLDLPVGSHIGLLSRNCAHWIIADLAIWMAGHVSVPVDPTLTADSVRQVLEHADCRVIFVGKLDNWQTLRAGLPEALPWVALPLAPEDPHLLPWQSLVDASEPSADDHAVDPQSVATIIYTSGTSGVPKGVMLSFASMYYAANNGLRLFTITEDDRLLSYLPLSNVAERQFVEIASLLSGQTIYFVHSAQTFVEDNRRARPTVFFGVPRIWLKLQQSVLQRVPGALLKAAVGIPLVGTALARQVLERLGFDQIRYAVSGAAPIDDQLLLWYHSLGLSLVEIYGMTENAGYSHLGRPKRFKSGWIGLPNPGVECRLSADGELLVRSPANMLGYYKDPARTAEALDEDGFLHTGDCGEIDNEGFLRITGRRKDIFKTSKGRYVAPGPIEKRLLAHPYIEQACVVGTHLPQPIALVRLEEQTTAGINPVRVEETLSAALLKLNAELNRQEQLACLVVIADAWTVEDGFLTPTLKLKRHVVEATYQDQLEFWSVSGRTIVVQ; translated from the coding sequence ATGGCAGAGAAGGCCAGGCCGACGGTGTCGTCGGCGCTCGAGGCGTTTTATCAGCGCGAACGTGCGCACCCCGAGAAAGTCTATCTGGTCCAACCGCTTGCTGATGGGTCTGCGGTGTCGTACACCTGGGCCGCCGTCGGCGATCAGGCGCGACGGATGTCCGCCTACCTGCGCAGTCTCGATCTTCCTGTCGGAAGCCACATCGGTCTGTTGTCGCGCAACTGCGCGCACTGGATCATCGCAGATCTGGCAATCTGGATGGCCGGGCATGTTTCGGTACCGGTCGATCCGACGCTGACTGCCGATTCAGTGCGTCAGGTTCTGGAGCACGCAGATTGCCGTGTCATATTCGTGGGCAAGCTGGATAACTGGCAGACGCTGCGAGCGGGATTGCCCGAAGCGCTGCCATGGGTCGCCCTGCCACTGGCCCCGGAGGACCCGCACCTGCTGCCCTGGCAGAGTCTGGTCGATGCCAGCGAGCCGTCGGCCGACGACCATGCGGTGGACCCGCAGAGTGTGGCAACGATCATCTACACCTCCGGTACGTCGGGGGTCCCGAAGGGTGTCATGCTCAGCTTCGCCAGCATGTACTACGCCGCCAACAATGGACTGCGACTGTTTACCATCACCGAAGACGACCGACTGCTGTCCTACCTGCCGCTGAGCAATGTTGCTGAACGCCAGTTTGTCGAAATTGCTTCGCTGCTGTCCGGTCAGACCATCTATTTCGTCCATAGCGCGCAGACGTTCGTCGAGGACAATCGGCGCGCTCGACCTACGGTATTTTTTGGCGTACCGAGGATCTGGCTGAAACTGCAGCAGAGTGTCTTGCAGCGGGTCCCGGGCGCGCTGCTCAAGGCGGCGGTCGGCATCCCTCTGGTCGGCACCGCACTGGCCCGGCAGGTGCTGGAGAGGCTCGGCTTCGACCAGATCCGCTATGCGGTGAGCGGTGCCGCACCGATCGATGATCAGCTGCTGCTCTGGTATCACAGCCTCGGTCTGAGCCTGGTGGAAATCTACGGCATGACGGAAAACGCCGGCTATTCCCATCTTGGCCGACCCAAACGCTTCAAGAGTGGCTGGATCGGGCTGCCCAATCCGGGCGTGGAGTGTCGCCTGTCAGCAGACGGCGAGTTGCTGGTACGCAGTCCGGCGAACATGCTCGGTTACTACAAGGACCCGGCGCGGACTGCCGAAGCGCTCGACGAGGACGGGTTTCTCCACACCGGTGACTGCGGTGAAATCGACAACGAAGGGTTTCTGCGTATCACCGGGCGCCGCAAGGACATTTTCAAGACCAGCAAGGGCCGTTATGTTGCCCCGGGTCCGATCGAAAAGCGTCTGCTCGCCCATCCGTATATCGAGCAGGCGTGTGTGGTGGGAACGCACCTGCCGCAACCCATCGCGCTTGTCAGACTGGAAGAGCAGACCACCGCCGGGATCAATCCCGTGCGGGTGGAGGAGACGTTGTCAGCAGCGCTCCTGAAGCTCAACGCCGAACTCAATCGGCAGGAGCAACTGGCCTGCCTTGTCGTCATTGCCGATGCGTGGACAGTCGAGGATGGATTCCTCACGCCCACCCTGAAACTGAAGCGGCACGTGGTCGAAGCGACTTATCAGGACCAGCTGGAGTTCTGGTCGGTCAGCGGCCGAACGATCGTGGTGCAATGA